In the genome of Thermus tengchongensis, one region contains:
- the cas2 gene encoding CRISPR-associated endonuclease Cas2: MKRLYTIAYDIPDDTRRIKLANLLKSYGERVQLSVFECYLDEGLLEDLKARARRLLDLSQDALRIYGVQGEVQVLGVGPVYGDAGFTVV, from the coding sequence ATGAAGCGCCTTTACACCATCGCCTATGACATCCCCGACGACACCCGGCGGATAAAGCTGGCAAACCTTTTGAAAAGCTACGGGGAGCGGGTCCAGCTTTCTGTGTTTGAGTGCTACCTGGACGAAGGGCTTCTGGAAGACCTCAAGGCCCGGGCCCGGAGGCTCCTGGACCTCTCCCAGGATGCCCTGCGCATCTATGGGGTCCAGGGAGAAGTCCAGGTGCTGGGGGTGGGGCCTGTGTACGGGGATGCGGGCTTCACCGTGGTATAG